Proteins from one Corynebacterium epidermidicanis genomic window:
- a CDS encoding metallophosphoesterase family protein: MTEIKFLQTSDWQIGMTRWFLSDEAQARFDDARLTAITRLGEIAVEQDCAFIVVAGDVFESNALNKRTTGRVREVLAALPVPVYLLPGNHDPLTPDSIFFSDVAVPEGVHVLADSTPVEVVPGVELVGAPLRSKHSYDDLVRQALEPLEPCAPGKIRIAVAHGQALSRSSEPAPDTIDLDYVEDCLDRGVIDYLALGDTHSAQPVGNSGKVWFSGAPEVTDYADLDTAGGESNSGKALVVSIAGGQVRVTEHPVGKWQFHTFRSEVNSRAEAEEFVDRLKSYANKAEVCVKYALRGDVDVETMQYVEAEIAQLEPIFAALYPRDRLMDFHLSPDQSDLDALELSGYQLAALQELLAPAENGHDAQTADDALKLMFRLSGERR; the protein is encoded by the coding sequence ATGACTGAAATTAAGTTCTTACAGACCTCAGACTGGCAAATCGGCATGACTCGCTGGTTCTTATCCGATGAAGCCCAGGCCCGCTTTGACGACGCCCGGTTGACCGCAATTACCCGCCTTGGTGAGATCGCAGTTGAGCAGGATTGCGCCTTTATCGTGGTAGCGGGCGACGTATTTGAGTCGAATGCTTTAAACAAGCGCACTACTGGCCGTGTTCGTGAGGTGCTGGCAGCACTGCCAGTCCCGGTGTATCTACTTCCTGGAAATCACGACCCGCTTACCCCGGACAGCATTTTCTTTAGTGACGTGGCAGTACCCGAGGGGGTGCATGTTCTAGCGGATTCCACCCCGGTAGAAGTAGTCCCTGGCGTGGAATTAGTGGGAGCGCCCCTGCGCTCAAAGCATAGTTATGACGATCTGGTGCGCCAGGCACTTGAGCCGTTGGAGCCCTGTGCGCCTGGGAAAATTCGCATCGCGGTAGCCCACGGGCAGGCGTTATCACGCAGCTCGGAACCGGCGCCAGACACCATTGACCTCGACTATGTCGAGGACTGCCTCGATCGCGGGGTCATCGATTACCTGGCCCTGGGGGATACACACTCCGCGCAGCCGGTAGGCAATTCCGGCAAAGTGTGGTTTTCCGGAGCACCTGAAGTAACCGACTATGCCGACCTGGACACGGCAGGTGGGGAAAGCAATTCAGGAAAAGCGCTCGTCGTGAGTATCGCGGGTGGCCAGGTAAGGGTGACAGAACATCCAGTTGGGAAGTGGCAGTTCCACACTTTTCGCAGTGAGGTTAATTCGCGAGCCGAGGCAGAAGAGTTCGTTGATCGCCTAAAGAGTTACGCGAATAAAGCTGAGGTGTGCGTGAAATATGCACTCCGAGGCGATGTTGATGTAGAGACCATGCAATACGTAGAGGCCGAGATTGCGCAGCTTGAGCCGATCTTCGCTGCGCTATATCCACGGGATCGGCTGATGGACTTCCACTTGAGCCCGGATCAAAGCGATCTCGATGCCTTGGAACTATCCGGCTATCAGCTCGCTGCGCTGCAAGAATTGCTCGCACCGGCCGAAAATGGGCACGATGCGCAAACGGCTGATGATGCGTTGAAATTGATGTTTCGGCTATCAGGGGAGCGACGGTAG
- a CDS encoding SWIM zinc finger family protein, whose translation MADPKDKKPRPRDGNVIYVNFGNEKRVTSVPSGASSGASGAPARALRTVRGQSEPQAFVRSIYQDFTDPGRISRGLDYFRLGNVVGLSVSRDRVVASVAGSQNEPFSVAISFPRRGSEELEEVTAQLLSHAGALADAKRGRLSPGMVDMLLASDTSEVRVSCDCPDRSLCCKHGVAVLEAFAEKIEADPALLFNLRGLSFTQLELAMQAEAKRRVDKAAEEHNPTRFWDGSELPDLPTPKVAPAIDDSDLDALHQAMRTVTYSAIDELRAVADIEELYDFLVDR comes from the coding sequence GTGGCGGACCCGAAAGATAAAAAGCCACGCCCGCGCGACGGCAATGTCATCTACGTCAATTTCGGCAACGAGAAGCGTGTCACTTCGGTTCCGAGTGGTGCTAGTTCTGGCGCTTCGGGTGCTCCTGCGCGGGCGCTGCGCACGGTCCGCGGGCAAAGCGAACCGCAGGCGTTTGTGCGCTCCATCTACCAAGACTTCACTGATCCGGGTCGTATTTCCCGAGGTCTCGACTACTTCCGATTGGGGAATGTGGTCGGCCTTTCCGTTTCGCGCGATCGGGTTGTGGCCAGCGTGGCAGGTTCGCAAAACGAGCCGTTCAGCGTCGCGATCTCGTTTCCACGCCGTGGCAGCGAGGAGCTCGAAGAAGTCACCGCTCAGCTGCTTTCTCACGCAGGTGCGCTTGCCGACGCCAAACGTGGTCGCCTTTCGCCTGGCATGGTTGACATGCTGCTGGCTTCGGATACCTCGGAGGTTCGGGTGTCCTGCGACTGCCCGGACCGCAGTTTGTGCTGCAAACATGGGGTGGCGGTTTTGGAGGCTTTCGCCGAAAAGATCGAAGCTGACCCGGCGCTGTTGTTTAACCTGCGCGGATTGAGCTTTACCCAACTCGAATTGGCTATGCAGGCGGAAGCGAAACGGCGGGTGGACAAGGCTGCCGAGGAACATAACCCAACCCGGTTTTGGGATGGCAGTGAGCTTCCCGACCTCCCAACGCCCAAGGTTGCGCCCGCGATCGACGACTCCGATTTGGATGCCTTGCATCAAGCCATGCGGACCGTTACCTACAGCGCAATTGACGAATTGCGGGCGGTTGCCGACATTGAAGAGCTCTACGATTTCCTTGTTGATCGCTAG